A window from Rhea pennata isolate bPtePen1 chromosome 1, bPtePen1.pri, whole genome shotgun sequence encodes these proteins:
- the GJA8 gene encoding gap junction alpha-8 protein, which yields MGDWSFLGNILEQVNEQSTVIGRVWLTVLFIFRILILGTAAELVWGDEQSDFVCNTQQPGCENVCYDEAFPISHIRLWVLQIIFVSTPSLVYFGHAVHHVRMEEKRKEREEAERRQQAEVEEEKLPLAPNQNKDNNPDGAKKFRLEGTLLRTYVFHIIFKTLFEVGFIVGQYFLYGFRILPLYRCGRWPCPNLVDCFVSRPTEKTIFIMFMLVVAAVSLFLNLVEISHLILKRIRRALRRPVEEQLAEVPEKPLHAITVPSIPKTKGYKLLEEEKPVPHYFPLTEVGVEPSPLPSAFNEFEEKIGMGPLEDLSRAFDERLPSYAQAKEPEEEKVRAEEEEELEEEQPAPQEEPGVKKAEEEVVGDEVEGPSAPAELATDMRPLSRLSKASSRARSDDLTV from the coding sequence ATGGGTGACTGGAGTTTCTTGGGGAACATTTTAGAGCAGGTGAACGAGCAATCTACAGTCATCGGGCGAGTATGGCTCACAGTGCTCTTCATTTTCCGCATCCTGATCCTGGGAACAGCTGCTGAACTAGTGTGGGGAGACGAACAGTCAGACTTTGTGTGCAACACCCAGCAACCTGGTTGTGAGAATGTCTGCTATGATGAGGCCTTTCCAATCTCCCACATCCGGCTCTGGGTCCTGCAGATCATTTTTGTATCCACACCTTCCCTAGTGTACTTTGGGCATGCAGTACACCATGTCCgcatggaggagaaaagaaaagagagggaagaagctGAGAGGCGTCAGCAAGCTGAGGTGGAAGAAGAGAAGTTGCCCCTGGctccaaatcaaaacaaagacaACAACCCTGATGGAGCCAAGAAGTTTCGCCTGGAGGGGACCCTCCTGAGAACCTACGTCTTCCACATCATTTTCAAAACTCTCTTTGAGGTAGGGTTCATAGTAGGCCAGTACTTCTTGTATGGCTTCCGAATTCTCCCCCTCTACCGCTGTGGGCGGTGGCCCTGCCCCAATCTTGTGGACTGCTTTGTCTCCAGGCCTACAGAGAAGACCATCTTTATTATGTTCATGCTGGTGGTAGCTGCTGTGTCCCTTTTCCTCAACCTGGTGGAGATAAGTCACTTGATCCTGAAAAGGATTCGGAGAGCTCTGAGAAGGCCAGTGGAAGAGCAGCTGGCGGAGGTCCCAGAGAAGCCCCTCCATGCCATCACAGTTCCCTCCATCCCGAAGACCAAAGGCTACAAGCtgttggaggaggagaagccAGTGCCCCACTATTTCCCTCTCACAGAAGTTGGAGTAGAGCCCAGTCCCCTTCCATCGGCCTTCAATGAGTTTGAGGAGAAGATTGGGATGGGGCCATTGGAAGATCTCTCCAGGGCATTTGATGAAAGGTTACCATCATATGCACAAGCAAAGGAACCCGAAGAGGAGAAGGTAAGAgcggaggaggaagaagaactGGAAGAGGAGCAGCCGGCACCTCAGGAAGAGCCAGGggtgaagaaagcagaggaggaggtggtAGGAGATGAAGTGGAAGGGCCTTCAGCACCTGCTGAACTTGCCACCGATATGAGACCTCTCAGCAGGCTAAGTAAAGCCAGCAGCCGGGCCAGGTCAGATGATTTGACTGTATGA